From the genome of Vigna radiata var. radiata cultivar VC1973A unplaced genomic scaffold, Vradiata_ver6 scaffold_212, whole genome shotgun sequence, one region includes:
- the LOC111241131 gene encoding uncharacterized protein LOC111241131 → MDRQWEERFHQMEQRFNEQIQEQKQIQKALEEKLQSMTQGTLGVPTKTPTPPPASTKGSCSTAEPTDYSGQYDMLVEGDPAHIVAVGRVVEGGVTIHGVPIAPQHVHVMIDEVRDPEAQVPVPTPEVQFVGEAVGTFLAWPRALTVTHIGTQQV, encoded by the coding sequence ATGGATCGTCAGTGGGAAGAAAGATTTCATCAAATGGAGCAGCGATTCAATGAGCAGatacaagaacaaaaacaaatacaaaaagcGCTTGAGGAGAAGCTGCAATCCATGACGCAGGGCACCCTGGGTGTGCCAACTAAAACTCCCACACCCCCTCCTGCCAGCACCAAAGGATCGTGCTCTACTGCTGAACCTACTGACTACAGTGGTCAGTATGACATGTTGGTTGAAGGGGATCCCGCACACATTGTGGCTGTTGGACGAGTAGTTGAGGGAGGAGTcactattcatggtgttcccataGCACCCCAGCACGTGCAtgtcatgattgacgaggttcGGGATCCCGAGGCTCAGGTGCCTGTACCCACTCCagaagttcaatttgtgggAGAGGCCGTAGGAACTTTTTTAGCTTGGCCTAGAGCATTGACTGTCACACACATTGGGACACAACAGgtataa